In a single window of the Dryobates pubescens isolate bDryPub1 chromosome Z, bDryPub1.pri, whole genome shotgun sequence genome:
- the NRCAM gene encoding neuronal cell adhesion molecule isoform X32 has translation MMKKKSVSARKASLVLFLCQMISALDVPLDLSQPPTITQQSPKDYIVDPRENIVIQCEAKGKPPPSFSWTRNGTHFDIDKDAQVTMKPNSGTLVINIMNGGKAEAYEGVYQCTARNERGAAVSNNIVIRPSRSPLWTKEKLEPNHVREGDSLVLHCRPPVGLPPPIIFWMDNAFQRLPQSERVSQGLNGDLYFSNVQPEDTREDYICYARFNHTQTIQQKQPISVKVFSMDSLNDTIAANLSDTDIFGAKPVTERQPVLLTPTGSTSTKVELRGNVLLLECIAAGLPTPVIRWIKEGGELPANRTFFENFKKTLKIIDVSEADSGNYKCIARNRLGSAHHVISVTVKAAPYWITAPRNLVLSPGEDGTLICRANGNPKPDISWLANGVPIAIAPEDPSRKVDGDTIIFSHVQERSSAVYQCNASNEYGYLLANAFVNVLAEPPRILTPANKLYQVIADSPALLDCAYFGSPKPEIEWFKGVKGSILRGNEYVFHDNGTLEIPVAQKDSTGTYTCVARNELGKIQNEVHLEVKDPTMIIKQPEYKVIQRYGQASFECVIKHDSTLLPTIIWLKDNAELPDDERFLVGKDNLTIMNVTDKDDGTYTCIVNTTLDSVSASAVLTVVARPNPPFDLELTGQLERSVELSWIPGDENNSPITNFVIEYEDGLHEPGVWHYQTEVPGTQTTVQLKLSPYVNYSFRVIAVNEIGRSQPSEPSEQYLTKSANPDENPSNVQGIGSEPDNLVITWESLKGFQSNGPGLQYKVSWRQKDVDDEWTSVIVANVSKYIVSGTPTFVPYEIKVQALNDLGYAPEPSEVIGHSGEDLPMVAPGNVQVHVINSTLAKVHWDTVPLKTVRGHLQGYKVYYWKVQSLSRRSRRHVEKKILTFRGNKTFGMLPGLEPYSSYKLNVRVVNGKGEGPASPDKLFKTPEGVPSSPSFLRITNPTLDSLTLEWGSPTHPNGVLTSYILKFQPINNTHELGPLVEIRIPANESSLILKNLNYSTRYKFYFNAQTSVGSGSQITEEAITIMDEAMASRQVDIATQGWFIGLMCAVALLILILLIVCFIRRNKGGKYPVKEKEDAHADPEIQPMKEDDGTFGEYRLFSFVSSAPF, from the exons TGTCACAACCTCCTACGATAACTCAGCAATCTCCAAAAGATTACATTGTTGACCCCCGAGAGAATATTGTAATACAGTGTGAAGCAAAAGGAAAGCCACCTCCTAG CTTCTCCTGGACACGCAATGGAACTCATTTTGATATAGATAAAGATGCACAGGTAACAATGAAACCAAATTCAGGCACTCTTGTCATAAATATTATGAATGGTGGGAAGGCAGAAGCATATGAGGGAGTATACCAGTGTACAGCAAGGAATGAACGAGGAGCAGCCGTTTCCAACAATATCGTTATAAGGCCTTCTA gatccccaTTGTGGACAAAAGAAAAACTAGAGCCTAACCATGTCCGAGAAGGTGATTCGCTAGTACTACACTGCAGACCTCCCGTTGGCTTACCACCACCTATAATATTTTGGATGGATAATG CTTTCCAAAGGCTGCCTCAAAGTGAAAGAGTTTCCCAAGGTCTAAATGGAGACCTATATTTTTCTAATGTACAACCAGAAGACACCCGGGAGGACTACATCTGCTATGCAAGATTTAATCATACACAAACTATACAGCAGAAACAGCCCATTTCTGTAAAAGTCTTTTCAA TGGATTCATTGAATGACACTATAGCTGCTAATTTGAGTGACACTGATATTTTTGGTG CAAAGCCAGTGACAGAGAGACAGCCAGTTCTTCTAACACCAACAGGTAGCACAAGTACCAAAGTGGAACTCAGAGGAAATGTGCTTTTGTTGGAGTGCATTGCAGCAGGATT ACCCACACCGGTAATTCGCTGGATTAAAGAAGGTGGGGAACTGCCAGCCAACAGGACCTTTTTTGAAAACTTTAAGAAAACTCTCAAGATTATAGATGTTTCTGAAGCTGACTCTGGGAACTATAAATGTATAGCAAGAAACAGATTAGGTTCTGCTCATCATGTCATTTCAGTGACTGTGAAAG CTGCCCCATACTGGATAACAGCACCCAGAAACTTGGTCTTGTCTCCTGGAGAAGATGGGACATTGATCTGCAGAGCTAATGGCAACCCAAAGCCTGATATAAGCTGGTTAGCAAATGGCGTCCCCATAGCAA ttGCTCCAGAAGATCCTAGCAGAAAGGTAGATGGTGATACCATTATCTTCTCACATGTGCAAGAAAGGTCGAGTGCTGTATATCAATGCAATGCTTCTAATGAATATGGATACCTGCTAGCAAATGCATTTGTGAATGTTCTAG CTGAGCCACCACGAATTCTAACTCCTGCTAATAAACTGTATCAAGTCATCGCAGATAGTCCTGCGTTGCTAGACTGTGCTTATTTCGGTTCACCTAAACCTGAAATTGAATG GTTTAAAGGAGTGAAAGGCAGCATCTTGCGTGGAAATGAATATGTTTTCCATGATAATGGAACCTTGGAGATTCCAGTGGCTCAAAAGGATAGTACTGGTACATACACATGTGTAGCAAGGAATGAATTAGGAAAGATACAAAATGAGGTGCATCTGGAAGTTAAAG ATCCCACAATGATAATTAAACAGCCAGAATACAAAGTGATTCAGCGGTACGGCCAAGCTTCATTTGAGTGTGTAATAAAACATGATTCTACCTTATTGCCAACAATAATATGGTTAAAGGACAACGCTGAGCTGCCAGATGATGAAAG GTTTCTAGTTGGTAAAGACAACTTGACCATTATGAATGTAACTGATAAAGATGATGGAACATACACTTGCATAGTTAATACTACTCTGGACAGTGTTTCAGCAAGTGCTGTGCTTACTGTTGTTG CTCGACCAAATCCACCCTTTGACTTGGAATTGACAGGTCAGCTAGAAAGAAGCGTTGAACTCTCATGGATACCAGGAGATGAAAATAACAGTCCCATTACAA ACTTTGTGATTGAATATGAAGATGGGCTGCATGAACCAGGGGTATGGCATTACCAGACGGAAGTTCCTGGAACTCAGACAACAGTACAATTGAAGTTGTCTCCGTATGTCAACTACTCATTCCGTGTGATAGCTGTCAATGAGATTGGCAGAAGTCAGCCGAGTGAACCATCTGAGCAGTACCTGACAAAATCTGCAA acCCTGATGAAAATCCTTCTAATGTACAAGGGATAGGCTCAGAACCTGATAACTTGGTAATAACATGGGAG tctttGAAAGGTTTTCAGTCTAATGGACCAGGGCTTCAGTACAAAGTCAGCTGGCGTCAGAAGGATGTTGATGATGAGTGGACATCTGTTATAGTTGCAAATGTATCTAAATATATTGTGTCTGGTACACCAACTTTTGTTCCCTATGAAATAAAAGTACAAGCTTTAAATGACCTTGGATATGCACCAGAGCCATCAGAGGTGATTGGACATTCAGGGGAAGACT TGCCAATGGTTGCTCCAGGCAATGTACAAGTTCATGTCATTAACAGCACGTTAGCAAAGGTGCATTGGGACACAGTTCCACTAAAAACTGTCCGAGGACACCTTCAAGGGTACAAA GTTTACTACTGGAAAGTACAGAGTCTGTCCAGAAGGAGTAGGCGGCATGTAGAAAAAAAGATCTTGACTTTCAGGGGAAACAAGACATTTGGAAtgttgccagggctggagccctatAGTTCTTACAAGCTGAATGTTAGAGTTGTTAATGGTAAAGGAGAAGGACCAGCAAGCCCAGACAAACTATTTAAGACCCCTGAAGGAG TTCCTAGCTCACCCTCATTTTTGAGAATTACAAACCCAACGCTGGACTCTCTGACTCTGGAGTGGGGTTCACCGACCCATCCAAATGGTGTTTTGACATCGTATATACTGAAGTTTCAGCCAA TTAACAACACACATGAATTGGGTCCCTTGGTGGAGATAAGAATCCCTGCCAACGAGAGCAGCTTGATACTGAAAAATTTAAATTACAGCACACGGTATAAGTTTTACTTTAATGCACAAACCTCAGTTGGATCAGGAAGTCAGATTACTGAGGAAGCAATAACAATTATGGATGAAG